The Impatiens glandulifera chromosome 3, dImpGla2.1, whole genome shotgun sequence genome contains a region encoding:
- the LOC124930374 gene encoding expansin-like A2 codes for MYSSTYFCFLHFFFVLIVSSSATAACDRCLHNSKVAYFSGDYAISRGACGYGSLTTSFSNGMVAAASPSIYKKGAGCGSCFNVGLVFPHFLYLGWISCKNATLCSKQGTKVIVTDLNNDKNTDFVLTRSAFVAMASKGKERDILRQGILDVQYRRIPCEYKNKNLTINVDESSHRPSYLALKFIFQGGQTEIVEVDVAQVGSLDWSSLNRRGNDAVWATSRVPSGALQMRMVVTSGFDGKWIYTKHSVLPANWTPGSMYDSGLQITEIAREGCSPCDEEQI; via the exons ATGTATTCttcaacatatttttgtttCCTCCATTTCTTCTTCGTCCTCATAGTTTCTTCTTCTGCAACTGCGGCATGTGATCGATGCCTGCATAACTCCAAGGTCGCCTACTTCTCCGGCGATTATGCCATTTCTC GTGGGGCTTGTGGGTATGGTTCTCTAACCACAAGTTTCAGTAACGGAATGGTCGCTGCTGCTTCTCCTTCCATCTACAAAAAAGGAGCTGGCTGTGGTTCCTGTTTTAATGTGGGTCTGGTGTTTCCCCATTTCCTATATTTGGGTTGG ATAAGTTGCAAGAACGCCACTCTGTGTAGTAAACAGGGGACGAAGGTGATAGTGACAGATCTCAACAATGACAAAAACACAGATTTTGTCCTTACCCGTAGTGCTTTTGTCGCCATGGCTAGCAAGGGCAAAGAGCGCGATATTCTCCGTCAGGGTATTCTCGATGTCCAATACAGAAG AATACCATGTGAATACAAGAACAAGAACTTGACAATCAATGTGGATGAGAGTAGCCATAGGCCAAGCTATCTCGCCCTCAAATTCATCTTTCAAGGCGGTCAGACAGAGATTGTCGAAGTTGACGTGGCTCAG GTTGGTTCTTTGGACTGGAGTAGTTTGAACCGGCGAGGCAACGATGCGGTGTGGGCGACGAGCAGAGTCCCAAGCGGCGCATTGCAAATGAGAATGGTGGTGACCTCAGGGTTCGACGGGAAGTGGATTTATACGAAACATAGTGTTCTTCCGGCGAACTGGACACCGGGATCCATGTACGATTCCGGCCTTCAAATAACGGAAATAGCTCGGGAAGGATGCTCACCTTGCGATGAAGAACAAATCTGA